In the genome of Candidatus Binatia bacterium, the window CGACCGTCAACTGCCGCATCCTGCCCGACGAGACCGTCGAGGACGTGAAGCGCGAGCTCGAGCGCATCATCGACGACCCGAAGCTCGAGGTCGCGGTCGTCGGCGAGTTCGGCTCCGGCGAGCCGTCGCCGCTCGACGGGGCGGGTCCGCTCGCGATCCGCGCCGTCGTCGAGCAGATGTGGCCCGGGCTGCCGATCGTGCCGTTCATGTCGCGCGGCGCCACCGACTCGCGCTACGTGCGCGCGCGCGGCATCCCGGCCTACGGCATCAACCCGATCGGTCTCACCGAAGCCGACGCGAACCGCGCGCACGGCGTCGACGAGCGGATCCCGGTCGCGAGCCTCGAGCCGGCGCTCGAGTTCCTCTACCGGCTGGTCGTCGAGCTCGCCGCGAAGAAGCGCTGACGCGCGACGCCAACGCGCGCCACAGGAGGACACGACGATGAACGATCCCGCCCGCATGCCCGCGGTCGCGCTGGCCGCCATGCCCGGACGCCGCCGTGCGACGCTCGACGTCGCGCGCGAGCTCGAACGCCGCGGCTACGCTGGCATCTATTGCGCGAGCTTCGGCGACGGCCTCGGCCTGTGCGAGGCGCTCGCGCTGGTCACCGAGCGCATCCCGTTCGGCACGGCGATCGCCATCATCTATACGCGCCACGTCAACGACTACGCGCAGACCGCGTCGCTCGTGCACGAGCTCTCGGGCGGACGCTTCCGCTTCGGCGTCGGCGTGAGCCACGGGCCGATCCACAAGCACCTCGGCATCCAGGCGGGGAAGCCGCTCGCGGACATGCGCGACTTCGTCACCCGGCTGCGCGCGGTGCCGCGCGTCGGCGAGCTGCCGCCGGTCGTGCTCGCCGCGCTGCGCGACCCGATGGTCAAGCTCGCCGGCCAGATCGGCGACGGCGTCGTGTTCGCCAACGCCGCGCGCTCGCACATGGCGCACTCGCTCGGCGTGCTGCCCGCGGAGAAGCGCAACGATCCGAGCTACTTCATCGGCAACATGATCCCGACCTGCATCTCGGACGACGTCGCCGCCGCGGCCGCCGTCAATCGCAAGACGCTCTCCGGCTACGTGACGCTGCCGAACTACCGCGAGTACTGGAAGAAGGCGGGCTACGTCGAGGAGATGGAGGCGATCGAGCAGGCGCTCGCGCGCGGCGACCGCGAATCCCTGCCGAAGCTGATGAGCGACCGCTGGCTCGAGGACACGACGCTCTTCGGCCCGCCGTCCAAGGTGCGCGAGGGCTTCGAGAAGTGGCTCGACGCCGGCGTGCGCACGCCGATCCTCGTGCCGTCGTCGGCGGTCGGCAACCAGATGAAGGCGCTCGAGGAGCTGATGGCCTGCTTCGCGCGCTAGGGCTGCGCGTCGGTCGCGAGGAGGCGCGCGAGCTCCTGCTGCGCCTTGGGGTCGTCCGGTGCCAGGCGGAGCGCGGCGCTGAGGTACGTGATCGCCTCCTCGGTGTTGCCGCTCCACAGCGCGACCGCGGCGTCGTGGCGGAACTGCGCCGCGCGGTTCGCGATCACCGCGTCGGCGTTGCGGCGCGCGCGCTCGGCGTCGGCGTGGCGCCCCGCGCGCTCGTAGGCCTCGGAGAGGAGCCGCCAGCCGTCGTGCCAGCTCGGGTGGCGCGTCTGGAGCGTGGTCTCGAGGAGCGCGATGGCGTCCGCATCGTCGCCCATCTCGAGCCGCGCGCGGATCGCGTCTCCCCAGAGGCTCGGGTCGAAGCGCACGTACTCCGTGCTCGTGAGCGCGTCGATCTCGCGTCGCGCCTCCTCCGCGCGGCCCAGCGCGAGCAGCGCACGGCCGCGTAGCGCGCGCACGCGGGGATCGTCCGGCTGCACCGCGAGCGCGGCGTCGGCATCGGCGAGAGCGCCCGCCGCGTCGTCGGCTTCGAGGCGCAGGCGTCCGCGCAGCTCGCGCGCCGCCAGCGAGCGCGGGGCGAGCGCGAGCGCGTCGTCGAGCGACGCGATCTGGTCCGCGAGCGCGAACTCGCCGTGGCCCTCGTCCATCTTGCGGCCGATCGTCACCGCGGCGGCGATCGACTCGCCGCCACGGCCGTGCTTCGTCGCCTCGGCGAGCAGCGTGGTCGCGACCGGCAGGTCGTTGCGCGCGCTCGCGTAGGAGTTCGCGAGCGCGGCGAGCGTCGGCTCGTCGAGCGGCTCGCCGAGCTCCTCGAGCAGCGGCACGACGCCGCGCCGCACCTCGAAGCTCTCCCAGTTCGGCTCGACCGTGTCCTCGTAGAGCATCCACGGCGCGCCGAGCTCGATGAACAGGTTGTCGTCCGAGTTGACGACCGGCGCGCGTCGCGCGAGCGCGTCGACGTCCTCCGGCAGCAGGTAGAGCAGGCTCCAGAGATCGGCGGTCGAGAACGTGCCGATGCGCGCGAGGTCCTCGCGCACGGATGCGGGCAGACGCTCCCAGCGCGGCAGCTCGTCGCGCTTCAGCGGCCGGTTGCTCGCGAGCAGCAGCAGGTCGGCGTGGCCGCGCGAGTGGAAGAAGCCGTAGACGAAGCGGAACTCCGAGCGCAGCGCGGCGAGGATCGACTGCAGCGCGGCGGGCTCCATCGCGTAGAGGTGGATCCATTGCAGGAGCCGCCCGTCGGGCTTCAGCGCGCCGCGCGCGACCGCGAAGAACTCGCGCGTGAACAGGTTCGAGACGCCGCTCATCCAGGGGTTCGAGGGTTCGGAGACGATGACGTCGTACTTCTCGCGCGTCCCCGAGAGGTACGTGCGGCCGTCGTCGACGATCAGCCGCACGCGCGGGTCCTCGAGCGGGCGTCCGTTGACGTCGTCGAAGAAGCGCGACGCCTCGATGATGCCGGGCTCGATCTCGACCGCGTCGATGCGCTCGACCTCCGGGTGGCGCGCGACCGAGCCGACCGTCACGCCGGAGGCGAAGCCGATCACCAGCACGCTCTTCGCGGGCGGCCCGAAGAGCAGCGGCACCTCGCCGAGCAGCACCTGCGTCGACATGTCGATCGAGGTCGAGGCGTCGGTCTTGCCGTTCACCTTGAGCGCGAGCAGCCCATCCTTGCGGTGCACCGACACCGTGGTGTTGAGGCCGTCGCGGTAGAGCAGCATCTCGTCGTCCGCGACGCCCTCGAGTGGCTGCATGGCGATGCCGAAGTCGAGGTGCGCGTCGGGACGGTTGAAGACGCCGCGCGTGAGCGCCTCGGGGTCGAGCGGCGGCGGCGCGACCAGCAGCAGGAGCGCGAGCGCGAGCGGGGTCGCGGCGGCGACGCGCGCGAGCGGCCGCCGCCACGGCAGGCGCAGCAGCACGCTGCCCGCGGTCGCGAAGTTGATCGCCGCGGCGAGCGCGAGCGTCGTGCGCAGCCCGAGGTGCGGGATGAGGACGAAGCCCGCGCAGAACGCGCCGCTCGCCGAGCCGATGGTGTTGGCGAAGTAGACGCGTCCGACGGCGCTCCCCGGATCCGCCGCGTGCCGCGACACGAGCAGCGTCAAGAGCGGAAACAGCGCGCCGAGCACGAGCGTCGGCGGCAGCATGACGAGCATCGCGAGGGCGACCTGCAGGACGAGGATCGGACCCGGGTCGAGCCCGTTCGCCTCGAGGAAGCGCAGGAAGAGGTCGGGCAGGAGCGGCAGGACGAGCGTCGTCGCGAGCGCCAGCGCGCCGAGCGCGAGGAGCCCCGCCGCGAGCAGCGCGAGCGGGTTGCGCGCGGCGTCGATGCGGCCGCGCACCGCGAGGCTGCCGAGCGCGATGCCGGCGAGGAACGCGCCCAGCATGGCGGCGAAGGCGTAGATCGAGGAGCCCAGCACGCTCGCGAGCGCGCGCGTCCAGGCGACCTCGTAGACCAGCGCGGTGAAGCCGACGAGCGCGTAGGACACGAGCAGCAGCGCGACCGTGCCCTGCGCGCGGCGATCCGCCGCTGCGCGCGCGGGCGCCTTCGGCTCGAGCTCGGGCGCTGGCTCGCCGAGCGAAGGCGCGTGCGCGCCCTCACCCGCCGCCACCGCCGCGACACGCGGCAGCGCGACCAGCGCCACCATGCCGACCACGACGTCGAGCCCGGCGCCGAACCAGCTCGCGCCGGTGAGGCCGAGCCACGGCAGCAGCACGAACGTCGCGAGGAACACGCCGGCGACCGCGCCCAGCGTGTTGATGCCGTAGAGCAGACCCGTCGCGCGGCCGACGCGAGCGTCCGCGCGCGTCACCGCCGCGACCAGGAGCGGCAGCGTCGCGCCCATCAGGATCGTGGGGATCAGCAGCACCGCGAGCGCGAGCAGGAAGCGCGTCACCGCCGCCGGCCAGAAGTCGAGCGCGTAGAGCCAGGCGCGGTTCAGCTCCGGGAAGCGCGCGAACGCGAGCGGCACGACCAGCGCGTAGGCGCCGATCGCGATCTCCATGAGGCCGTAGGCGCGGACGCCGTCCGCGATGCGGCGCGACAGCCGACCGCCGAAGAGCCCGCCGAGCCCGAGGCCCAGCATGTACGCGACGAGGATCGTGCTCGCGGCGAGCGTGGTCGAGCCGAACACGAGCCGGAGCTGCCGCGTCCACACCACCTCCAGCACGAGGCTGCCGAGCCCGGAGAGGAAGAAGCACAGCGCGAGGCGGGAAAGCGCACGACGGGGCATGTGCGCGACCGAGCCTAGCACCCCGCGCGCGCGCTCGGGTAGGGTCTTTTGCGCGCCGCGCGCAGGCGACGCTGCCGACGCTGGTGACGCACCGCGACGGCGCGCCACGCGCCTCGCGCGCGCCGCTCAGAGCAGCTCGTCGTCGATCGTGCGCTTCATCAGCAGGTTCGACGGCACGCCCGCCGGGTCGAGCAGCTCGTGCGCCGCCTCGGCGCCGCTCACCGGGAGGCCCATCGGGTCGAGCAGTCCGACCTGCACCAGGGCCGAGGCCTGGTGCCAGTAGATGTGCTCGTGATGCAGCTCGCCGTTTTCGAAGTACGCGACCGCCGCCAGCGCGAGCTCGATCCGCTTGCCGCTCGGCGGCACCCCGGGCAGCAGCCAGTCCATCCGTGGACGGCGTGCGTGCAGCGGTAGATCAGCTCGTCGACGATGCGGTTCTGACCGACGGTCCGCGAGATCGGAATCTGCTCCACGTCGGGCGGCTGGCCGGGGATGACGT includes:
- a CDS encoding LLM class flavin-dependent oxidoreductase; its protein translation is MNDPARMPAVALAAMPGRRRATLDVARELERRGYAGIYCASFGDGLGLCEALALVTERIPFGTAIAIIYTRHVNDYAQTASLVHELSGGRFRFGVGVSHGPIHKHLGIQAGKPLADMRDFVTRLRAVPRVGELPPVVLAALRDPMVKLAGQIGDGVVFANAARSHMAHSLGVLPAEKRNDPSYFIGNMIPTCISDDVAAAAAVNRKTLSGYVTLPNYREYWKKAGYVEEMEAIEQALARGDRESLPKLMSDRWLEDTTLFGPPSKVREGFEKWLDAGVRTPILVPSSAVGNQMKALEELMACFAR
- a CDS encoding fused MFS/spermidine synthase; its protein translation is MPRRALSRLALCFFLSGLGSLVLEVVWTRQLRLVFGSTTLAASTILVAYMLGLGLGGLFGGRLSRRIADGVRAYGLMEIAIGAYALVVPLAFARFPELNRAWLYALDFWPAAVTRFLLALAVLLIPTILMGATLPLLVAAVTRADARVGRATGLLYGINTLGAVAGVFLATFVLLPWLGLTGASWFGAGLDVVVGMVALVALPRVAAVAAGEGAHAPSLGEPAPELEPKAPARAAADRRAQGTVALLLVSYALVGFTALVYEVAWTRALASVLGSSIYAFAAMLGAFLAGIALGSLAVRGRIDAARNPLALLAAGLLALGALALATTLVLPLLPDLFLRFLEANGLDPGPILVLQVALAMLVMLPPTLVLGALFPLLTLLVSRHAADPGSAVGRVYFANTIGSASGAFCAGFVLIPHLGLRTTLALAAAINFATAGSVLLRLPWRRPLARVAAATPLALALLLLVAPPPLDPEALTRGVFNRPDAHLDFGIAMQPLEGVADDEMLLYRDGLNTTVSVHRKDGLLALKVNGKTDASTSIDMSTQVLLGEVPLLFGPPAKSVLVIGFASGVTVGSVARHPEVERIDAVEIEPGIIEASRFFDDVNGRPLEDPRVRLIVDDGRTYLSGTREKYDVIVSEPSNPWMSGVSNLFTREFFAVARGALKPDGRLLQWIHLYAMEPAALQSILAALRSEFRFVYGFFHSRGHADLLLLASNRPLKRDELPRWERLPASVREDLARIGTFSTADLWSLLYLLPEDVDALARRAPVVNSDDNLFIELGAPWMLYEDTVEPNWESFEVRRGVVPLLEELGEPLDEPTLAALANSYASARNDLPVATTLLAEATKHGRGGESIAAAVTIGRKMDEGHGEFALADQIASLDDALALAPRSLAARELRGRLRLEADDAAGALADADAALAVQPDDPRVRALRGRALLALGRAEEARREIDALTSTEYVRFDPSLWGDAIRARLEMGDDADAIALLETTLQTRHPSWHDGWRLLSEAYERAGRHADAERARRNADAVIANRAAQFRHDAAVALWSGNTEEAITYLSAALRLAPDDPKAQQELARLLATDAQP